One window from the genome of Deinococcus aquiradiocola encodes:
- a CDS encoding zinc-dependent alcohol dehydrogenase family protein, with the protein MTAPARTMRAAVITAPRQVELRELPEPHAGPGEVRIRVHATGVCGTDLHLLDGHFGARFPLTAGHEISGFVDEVGPGVLNLREGDLVALDPNLWCGQCHYCQRGQFQHCEHHTALGVNLPGGFAEYVVAPAVSVYPASGLTPDQAAFAEPLGCVAWGMRRLRPEIGASAVVFGAGAIGLLLMQGLLASGCAGVTVVDPVEDRLRLARELGASRTFTPHADLRSELLDANPHGFDVTAEATGVPAVVQGLPALTAVGGQVLVFGVAPEDAHVQLRPYDLFQRDLTVLGSFALNATVPLALDWLRAGRVRVEPLITHRLPLSGVPDALDMKANPGFQGAQKVLIVPGL; encoded by the coding sequence ATGACGGCCCCGGCGCGCACCATGCGGGCCGCCGTCATCACCGCGCCCCGGCAGGTGGAATTGCGGGAGCTGCCGGAACCGCACGCCGGGCCGGGCGAGGTGCGCATCCGGGTGCACGCGACGGGCGTGTGCGGCACGGACCTGCACCTGCTGGACGGGCATTTCGGCGCGCGGTTCCCGCTGACGGCCGGGCACGAGATCAGCGGCTTCGTGGACGAGGTCGGTCCCGGCGTGCTGAACCTGCGCGAGGGGGACCTCGTGGCGCTCGACCCGAACCTGTGGTGCGGGCAGTGCCACTACTGCCAGCGCGGGCAGTTCCAGCACTGCGAGCACCACACGGCGCTCGGCGTGAACCTGCCGGGCGGCTTCGCGGAGTACGTGGTGGCGCCTGCCGTGAGCGTGTACCCGGCCTCCGGGCTCACGCCGGACCAGGCGGCGTTCGCGGAACCGCTCGGCTGCGTCGCGTGGGGCATGCGGCGCCTGCGGCCCGAGATCGGCGCGAGCGCCGTGGTGTTCGGGGCGGGCGCGATCGGGCTGCTGCTCATGCAGGGCCTCCTCGCGAGCGGCTGCGCGGGCGTCACGGTGGTGGACCCGGTCGAGGACCGCCTGCGGCTCGCGCGGGAACTCGGCGCGTCCCGCACCTTCACGCCGCACGCGGACCTGCGCAGCGAACTGCTGGACGCGAACCCCCACGGCTTCGACGTGACGGCCGAAGCGACCGGCGTGCCCGCCGTGGTTCAGGGCCTGCCCGCCCTGACGGCCGTGGGCGGGCAGGTGCTGGTGTTCGGCGTGGCTCCGGAGGACGCGCACGTGCAGCTGCGCCCCTACGACCTGTTCCAGCGGGACCTGACGGTCCTCGGGTCCTTCGCGCTGAACGCGACCGTGCCGCTCGCCCTCGACTGGCTGCGCGCGGGCCGCGTGCGCGTCGAGCCGCTCATCACGCACCGCCTGCCGCTCTCGGGCGTGCCGGACGCGCTCGACATGAAAGCCAACCCCGGCTTCCAGGGCGCGCAGAAGGTCCTGATCGTGCCGGGTCTGTGA
- a CDS encoding aldo/keto reductase, with protein sequence MTQNSITAAQSGTFKIGGDLQVNRLGFGAMRITGKGIWGEPDDRDEAIRVLKRLPELDVDFIDTADSYGPFVSEDLIAEALAPYASSVIATKGGLTRHGPDVWPPVGRPEYLRQCVLMSLRRLKLDQIPLWQLHRIDSKVPRDEQFGVMKQMQDEGLIRHLGLSEVSVEDIRAAQEVFTVATVQNLYNLVTRQSEDVLEYCDAQGIGFIPWFPLAAGNLAKPGSILDTLSHKYEATPSQLALAWVLKRSAVMLPIPGTSKVKHLEENVAAAAITLSDEDFTALSEQGKAEAAKG encoded by the coding sequence ATGACGCAGAACAGCATCACGGCCGCGCAGAGCGGCACCTTCAAGATCGGCGGGGACCTGCAGGTGAACCGCCTGGGCTTCGGGGCCATGCGCATCACCGGCAAGGGCATCTGGGGCGAGCCGGACGACCGGGACGAGGCGATCCGCGTGCTGAAGCGCCTGCCGGAACTGGACGTGGACTTCATCGACACGGCCGACAGCTACGGGCCGTTCGTGTCGGAGGACCTGATCGCGGAGGCGCTCGCGCCGTACGCCAGCTCGGTCATCGCCACCAAGGGCGGCCTGACGCGGCACGGTCCGGACGTGTGGCCGCCCGTGGGTCGCCCCGAGTACCTGCGGCAGTGCGTGCTGATGAGCCTGCGCCGCCTGAAGCTCGACCAGATCCCACTGTGGCAGCTGCACCGCATTGACAGCAAGGTCCCGCGCGACGAGCAGTTCGGCGTGATGAAGCAGATGCAGGACGAGGGCCTGATCCGTCACCTGGGGCTGTCCGAGGTGAGCGTGGAGGACATCAGGGCGGCGCAGGAGGTGTTCACGGTCGCGACCGTGCAGAACCTGTACAACCTCGTGACGCGTCAGTCGGAGGACGTGCTGGAGTACTGCGACGCGCAGGGCATCGGGTTCATCCCGTGGTTCCCGCTGGCCGCCGGGAACCTCGCGAAGCCCGGCAGCATCCTCGACACCCTGAGTCACAAGTACGAAGCGACGCCGTCGCAGCTGGCGCTGGCGTGGGTCCTCAAGCGCAGCGCCGTGATGCTGCCCATCCCCGGCACCAGCAAGGTCAAGCACCTGGAGGAGAACGTCGCGGCGGCCGCCATCACGCTGTCCGACGAGGACTTCACGGCGCTGAGCGAGCAGGGCAAGGCGGAAGCCGCCAAGGGCTGA
- a CDS encoding type III polyketide synthase: MSSSASVPVLRSIATGIPPHLVPQSEIQAAAATLFPRLSQRPKLMEVFSNAQIDRRALAMPLEWYMEPRSFAEKNAVYVETTLELCQRLTLEALAQADCPAAEVDAVVFVTSTGISTPSLESVIMERLGINRQAVRLPLWGLGCAGGAQGLARAADLVRAGYRNVLLIAAEMCSLTLVAGDQSSSNFVGTALFSDGAAALLLGPDTGAACLARVRGAHSTLIPASEDVMGWDVDDGGLKVRFSQDIPTLVASMMKGDVDEALQGSGWQPEDLDEYIVHPGGAKVVAAYEAALGLPEGRLVCSRKVLRDYGNMSSATVLFVLAYTLRRGAKGRGLLSAMGPGFCAEHVLLEFPA, from the coding sequence ATGTCCTCCAGCGCTTCCGTTCCCGTCCTGCGTTCCATCGCGACCGGCATTCCCCCTCACCTCGTGCCGCAGTCGGAGATTCAGGCGGCGGCGGCGACGCTGTTCCCGCGCCTGAGTCAGCGGCCCAAGCTGATGGAGGTGTTCTCGAACGCGCAGATCGACCGGCGGGCGCTGGCGATGCCGCTGGAGTGGTACATGGAGCCGCGCAGCTTCGCGGAGAAGAACGCCGTTTACGTGGAGACGACGCTGGAGCTGTGTCAGCGGCTGACGCTGGAGGCGCTGGCGCAGGCGGACTGCCCGGCGGCCGAGGTGGACGCGGTGGTGTTCGTGACCAGCACGGGCATCAGCACGCCGAGCCTGGAGAGCGTGATCATGGAGCGGCTCGGCATCAACCGTCAGGCGGTGCGCCTGCCGCTGTGGGGGCTGGGCTGCGCGGGCGGCGCGCAGGGCCTGGCGCGCGCGGCGGACCTCGTGCGGGCCGGGTACCGGAACGTGCTGCTGATCGCGGCGGAGATGTGCAGCCTGACGCTCGTGGCGGGCGATCAGAGCAGCAGCAACTTCGTGGGGACGGCCCTGTTCTCGGACGGGGCGGCGGCCCTGCTGCTGGGGCCGGACACGGGCGCGGCGTGCCTCGCGCGGGTGCGGGGCGCGCACAGCACCTTGATTCCCGCGTCGGAGGACGTGATGGGCTGGGACGTGGACGACGGCGGCCTGAAGGTGCGCTTCAGTCAGGACATCCCGACGCTCGTGGCGAGCATGATGAAGGGCGACGTGGACGAGGCCCTGCAGGGCAGCGGGTGGCAGCCGGAGGACCTCGACGAGTACATCGTGCATCCGGGCGGCGCGAAGGTCGTCGCGGCGTACGAGGCGGCGCTCGGTCTGCCGGAAGGGCGGCTGGTGTGCTCCCGCAAGGTGCTGCGCGACTACGGCAACATGAGCAGCGCGACGGTGCTGTTCGTGCTGGCGTACACGCTGCGGCGAGGCGCGAAGGGTCGCGGGCTGCTGAGCGCGATGGGGCCCGGCTTCTGCGCGGAGCACGTGCTGCTGGAGTTCCCGGCATGA
- a CDS encoding isoprenylcysteine carboxyl methyltransferase family protein → MKLRARTVTPYLIGALAVQRVLELRVARRNEAWSLAEGGQEYGREHYPLFFLLHSGWLLGTLLEGRRSRGGVRWGWLALLLVAQPLRYWVIRTLGRQWNTRILIVPGRGRVTGGPFRYLNHPNYAVVALEMASLPLALGAWRTALIGSVLNGALLRFIRIPAEERALAQYREAQERDARQRSSAPDGAAPVSVPAVPARDDAR, encoded by the coding sequence ATGAAGCTGCGGGCACGGACGGTCACGCCGTACCTGATCGGGGCGCTGGCAGTGCAGCGGGTGCTGGAGTTGCGGGTCGCGCGGCGCAACGAGGCGTGGTCGCTCGCCGAGGGCGGGCAGGAGTACGGGCGGGAGCACTACCCGCTGTTCTTCCTGCTGCATTCCGGGTGGCTGCTCGGCACGCTGCTGGAGGGCCGCCGGTCGCGCGGCGGGGTGCGGTGGGGCTGGCTGGCGCTGCTGCTCGTGGCGCAACCGCTGCGGTACTGGGTGATCCGCACGCTGGGACGGCAGTGGAACACCCGCATCCTGATCGTGCCGGGGCGGGGGCGCGTCACAGGCGGCCCGTTCCGGTACCTGAACCACCCGAACTACGCGGTGGTGGCGCTGGAGATGGCGAGCCTGCCGCTCGCGCTGGGCGCGTGGCGGACCGCGCTGATCGGCAGCGTGCTGAACGGGGCACTGCTGAGATTCATCCGCATTCCGGCGGAGGAGCGCGCGCTCGCCCAGTACAGGGAGGCCCAGGAGCGGGACGCCCGGCAGCGCAGCAGCGCGCCGGACGGGGCCGCGCCCGTCAGCGTTCCGGCCGTTCCTGCCCGCGACGACGCTCGATGA
- a CDS encoding nitroreductase family protein has translation MELTAALLSRRTTNGAFLPRPVSREHQRVLMSVAAAAPSHFNSQPWRYVLVEDRRTIEAVADISGRSMTALIEQGVFFERYRRYFRFSHAEMEERRDGIFIDHLPGPLRPFTRQVFSDAGLKLMRQLGVPAKLGEDNRKLVAGSPLLMAALLDRAEYRPGELSGFYSVFGLGASVGNVWNTVASLGMGIQFVSTPMELPDRWRELGELLRVPPELELMAVYRLGYVPPEERRPSIDWSSRHRKRPSQYVFREDCTHPETD, from the coding sequence ATGGAACTCACTGCCGCCCTCCTGTCCCGCCGCACCACCAACGGGGCGTTCCTGCCGCGCCCGGTCAGCCGCGAGCATCAGCGCGTCCTGATGTCGGTGGCGGCGGCCGCGCCGAGTCACTTCAACTCGCAGCCGTGGCGGTACGTGCTGGTGGAGGACCGCCGCACCATCGAGGCGGTGGCGGACATCTCTGGGCGCAGCATGACGGCCCTGATCGAGCAGGGCGTGTTCTTCGAACGGTACCGGCGGTACTTCCGGTTCTCGCACGCGGAGATGGAGGAGCGGCGCGACGGGATCTTCATCGACCACCTGCCGGGGCCGCTGCGGCCGTTCACGCGGCAGGTGTTCAGCGACGCGGGCCTGAAGCTCATGCGGCAGCTGGGCGTGCCCGCCAAGCTGGGCGAGGACAACCGCAAGCTGGTGGCGGGCAGTCCGCTGCTGATGGCGGCGCTGCTGGACCGCGCGGAGTACCGGCCGGGCGAGCTGAGCGGCTTCTACAGCGTGTTCGGGCTGGGCGCGTCTGTCGGGAACGTGTGGAACACCGTGGCGAGCCTGGGGATGGGTATTCAGTTCGTGAGCACGCCGATGGAGTTGCCGGACCGCTGGCGGGAACTGGGGGAGCTGCTGCGCGTGCCGCCGGAACTGGAGTTGATGGCGGTGTACCGCCTGGGGTACGTGCCGCCGGAGGAGCGCCGGCCGAGCATCGACTGGAGCAGCCGTCACCGCAAGCGCCCGAGTCAGTACGTGTTCCGGGAGGACTGCACGCACCCCGAAACGGACTGA
- a CDS encoding S9 family peptidase, which produces MRMIPPRAPREATVHREHGLERPDAYHWLKTDGRSSERVLSYLQAENAYLDAVLAPHAALVDELTRELRSHIQERDEVPPVQEGAWLYGTRTEEGQEYPVYLRRPAAGGPEEVLLDLNALRVREGHANVWVSGTRPSPDGRYWAYLLDTTGQEVFELRVLDTHSGQLAEVPLPGVSGWTLAWGADGRHLFYGTEDDTQRPDRVWRHEVGAGMAGDALLLHEPDPTFRVTLSGAANGESVLIGCAASLSTEWFWLDARDVSAVPQVVVPREAGVEYVLEDGGDHWLALTNAGGRREFGLVRLPKRAGLSWGDARDVLPYGEGRHLTDLRPFAGHLVLLGREEGFTQVWVLPRTPDAEGGDEGYGAARRVPFAEESHTVMLGGNRVFGARQARLRFTSLTRPVEHLDLDLDTLDLTLLKTTPVPGYDASQYVAERVWVEAQDGERVPVSVVRRRDTPLPAPTLLYGYGSYGISIDPAFSASRLPLLDRGWVWATAHIRGGSELGRRWYDAGRLTHKMNTFTDFVAAGEGLIRAGVARAGHLAAMGRSAGGLLMGAVLNLRPDLFRTAFVGVPFVDVLSTMLDASLPLTTGEYDEWGNPERREWYDVMAAYSPYDNLRGGTYPNVFVSGGLNDPRVAYWEPAKYAARLRDVMQDGSGTVVLRTHMGAGHGGSSGRFDALREVAEEYAFLLAVAEGEPTP; this is translated from the coding sequence ATGCGTATGATTCCGCCGCGCGCGCCGCGGGAGGCGACCGTGCACCGTGAACACGGCCTGGAACGACCGGACGCGTACCACTGGCTGAAGACCGACGGGCGGAGCAGTGAGCGGGTGCTGTCGTACCTGCAGGCCGAGAACGCGTACCTGGACGCGGTGCTGGCCCCGCACGCGGCGCTGGTGGACGAGCTGACGCGGGAGCTGCGGTCGCACATTCAGGAGCGGGACGAGGTGCCGCCCGTGCAGGAGGGCGCGTGGCTGTACGGCACGCGGACCGAGGAGGGGCAGGAGTACCCGGTGTACCTGCGTCGCCCGGCGGCGGGCGGGCCGGAGGAGGTGCTGCTGGACCTGAACGCGCTGCGGGTGCGGGAGGGGCACGCGAACGTGTGGGTGTCGGGCACGCGGCCCAGTCCGGACGGGCGGTACTGGGCGTACCTGCTGGACACGACGGGGCAGGAGGTGTTCGAGCTGCGCGTGCTGGACACGCACTCCGGGCAGCTGGCGGAGGTGCCGCTGCCGGGCGTGTCTGGCTGGACGCTCGCCTGGGGAGCGGACGGGCGGCACCTGTTCTACGGGACGGAGGACGACACGCAGCGCCCGGACCGGGTGTGGCGGCACGAGGTGGGGGCGGGCATGGCGGGGGACGCGCTGCTGCTGCACGAGCCGGACCCGACCTTCCGGGTGACGTTGAGCGGCGCGGCGAACGGCGAGTCCGTCCTGATCGGCTGCGCGGCGAGCCTCAGTACGGAGTGGTTCTGGCTGGACGCGCGGGACGTGTCGGCCGTGCCGCAGGTGGTGGTGCCGCGTGAGGCGGGCGTGGAGTACGTGCTGGAGGACGGCGGGGATCACTGGCTGGCCCTGACGAACGCGGGGGGCCGCCGGGAGTTCGGGCTGGTGCGCCTCCCGAAGCGTGCGGGGCTCTCGTGGGGGGACGCGCGGGACGTGCTGCCATACGGCGAGGGGCGGCACCTGACGGACCTGCGGCCCTTCGCGGGCCATCTGGTGCTGCTGGGGCGCGAGGAGGGCTTCACGCAGGTGTGGGTGCTGCCGCGCACACCGGACGCGGAAGGCGGGGACGAAGGGTACGGGGCGGCGCGGCGCGTGCCGTTCGCGGAGGAGAGCCACACGGTCATGCTGGGCGGCAACCGCGTGTTCGGGGCACGGCAGGCGCGGCTGCGCTTCACGAGCCTCACGCGGCCCGTGGAGCACCTGGACCTCGACCTGGACACGCTGGACCTGACGCTCCTCAAGACGACGCCCGTGCCCGGGTACGACGCCTCGCAGTACGTCGCGGAGCGCGTGTGGGTCGAGGCGCAGGACGGGGAGCGCGTCCCGGTGAGCGTCGTGCGTCGCCGGGACACGCCGCTGCCCGCCCCGACCCTGCTGTACGGGTACGGCAGTTACGGCATCTCCATCGATCCGGCGTTCAGCGCGTCGCGCCTGCCGCTGCTGGACCGCGGCTGGGTGTGGGCGACAGCGCACATCCGGGGCGGCAGCGAACTCGGCCGCCGCTGGTACGACGCCGGACGCCTCACGCACAAGATGAACACCTTCACGGACTTCGTCGCGGCGGGCGAGGGCCTGATCCGGGCGGGCGTCGCGCGGGCCGGGCACCTGGCCGCCATGGGGCGCAGCGCGGGCGGCCTGCTGATGGGCGCCGTGCTGAACCTCCGGCCGGACCTGTTCCGGACGGCGTTCGTGGGCGTGCCGTTCGTGGACGTGCTGAGCACCATGCTGGACGCCTCGCTGCCCCTCACGACCGGCGAGTACGACGAGTGGGGCAACCCGGAGCGGCGCGAGTGGTACGACGTGATGGCCGCGTACAGCCCCTACGACAACCTGCGCGGCGGGACGTACCCGAACGTGTTCGTGTCGGGCGGCCTGAACGACCCGCGCGTCGCGTACTGGGAACCCGCGAAGTACGCGGCGCGCCTGCGGGACGTGATGCAGGACGGAAGCGGCACGGTGGTCCTCAGGACGCACATGGGGGCCGGGCACGGCGGGAGCAGCGGACGCTTCGACGCGCTGCGCGAGGTGGCCGAGGAGTACGCGTTCCTGCTGGCCGTCGCGGAGGGCGAACCCACCCCCTGA
- a CDS encoding NAD(P)-dependent alcohol dehydrogenase — protein sequence MVSSRTAVLDRVREMHWEERAVPDPGPLEVRVRVRRVGVCGSDVHYYTHGRIGKFVVEAPLVLGHEVSGVVDAVGAGVTRVAPGDRVALEPGVPCRRCLYCRSGQYNLCPDMHFMATPPVDGALSEYVVWPEDYVFPVPGSVSDDAAALLEPLAVGVWAVRRGEVKPGDTVAVIGAGPIGCTTIQAARAAGATTIVAIDLEDFRLDVARRVGATHTLNAGRVDAVQELRRITAALTGLPLSHAGVDVAFETAGSVPTCRMSLEAPHPGGVTVLVGLPPVPEVSVDLVSAASRETDIRGLFRYANCYPAAIALVASGAVDLDALVTHRYAFADAQAALDFADSGKRSSMKVMIDVG from the coding sequence ATGGTGAGCAGCCGCACGGCCGTACTGGACCGCGTGCGCGAGATGCACTGGGAGGAGCGTGCCGTGCCGGACCCCGGCCCGCTGGAGGTGCGGGTGCGGGTGCGGCGGGTGGGCGTGTGCGGCAGCGACGTGCACTACTACACGCACGGCCGGATCGGGAAGTTCGTGGTGGAGGCCCCGCTCGTGCTGGGGCACGAGGTGAGCGGCGTGGTGGACGCCGTCGGGGCGGGCGTGACGCGCGTGGCCCCCGGCGACCGCGTGGCGCTGGAGCCGGGCGTGCCGTGCCGCCGCTGCCTGTACTGCCGTTCCGGGCAGTACAACCTCTGCCCGGACATGCACTTCATGGCGACGCCGCCGGTGGACGGCGCGCTCAGCGAGTACGTGGTGTGGCCCGAAGACTACGTGTTCCCGGTACCAGGCAGCGTGTCGGACGACGCGGCCGCGCTGCTCGAACCGCTCGCGGTGGGCGTGTGGGCCGTGCGGCGCGGCGAGGTGAAGCCGGGCGACACGGTCGCCGTGATCGGCGCCGGGCCGATCGGATGCACCACCATCCAGGCGGCGCGCGCGGCGGGCGCCACCACCATCGTCGCCATCGACCTGGAGGACTTCCGGCTGGACGTGGCGCGCCGCGTGGGCGCCACGCACACCCTGAACGCGGGCAGGGTGGACGCCGTGCAGGAACTGCGGCGAATCACGGCCGCCCTGACGGGCCTGCCGCTCTCACACGCGGGCGTGGACGTGGCCTTCGAGACGGCGGGCAGCGTTCCCACCTGCCGCATGAGCCTGGAAGCGCCCCATCCGGGTGGCGTGACGGTCCTGGTGGGCCTGCCGCCCGTCCCGGAGGTGAGCGTGGACCTCGTGAGCGCCGCGAGCCGCGAGACGGACATCCGGGGCCTGTTCCGCTACGCGAACTGCTACCCGGCCGCCATCGCGCTCGTCGCGTCGGGCGCGGTGGACCTCGACGCGCTCGTCACGCACCGGTACGCCTTCGCGGACGCGCAGGCCGCGCTGGACTTCGCGGACAGCGGCAAGCGCAGCAGCATGAAGGTCATGATCGATGTCGGGTGA
- a CDS encoding FGGY-family carbohydrate kinase, translating to MSGDALLLGLDVGTASSKGVLTTLTGEVVRTHVVPHGVSNPHPGQYEQDADTVWWADVVTLCRELLQGAAERVAGVAVSAIGPCLLPLDADGRPLRPGILYGLDTRATRQITALEREIPPEDLLAFSGMTLSSQAVGPKIRWLREQEPDVWARTRTLTTASSYLVYRLTGQHVMNRHEASHYMPLYDPATGDWDARYEAHVGPVRLLPRTAWSDERAGHVTPEAAALTGLKPGTPVGAGAVDALSEAVSVNVARPGDLMIMYGSTTFFILVQDAPTPARTLWTVGGAFAGQVNLAGGMSTTGSLTQWFRDTLTDGQTYDTLFTQARDVPPGARGLLMLPYLSGERTPIYDPQARGVIAGLTLSHTRPDLFRAALEGVGFGVRHVLDTFAQLGADVRRVVAVGGGAQSDTWLQIVTDISGVPQQVPATTIGASYGNAFLAGRVAGLLTPADLQDWVKSGRTVTPDAQHRPLYDELYRDYLQLYTATRDTVHRLAARQH from the coding sequence ATGTCGGGTGACGCCCTGCTGCTCGGCCTGGACGTCGGCACGGCCAGCAGCAAGGGCGTCCTGACCACCCTGACGGGCGAGGTGGTCCGCACGCACGTCGTCCCGCACGGCGTCAGCAACCCGCACCCCGGCCAGTACGAGCAGGACGCGGACACGGTGTGGTGGGCGGACGTGGTGACGCTCTGCAGGGAACTGCTGCAGGGCGCGGCCGAACGCGTGGCGGGCGTCGCCGTGAGCGCCATCGGCCCGTGCCTGCTGCCGCTGGACGCGGATGGCCGCCCCCTGCGGCCCGGCATCCTGTACGGCCTGGATACGCGCGCCACCCGGCAGATCACGGCCCTGGAACGCGAGATTCCGCCCGAGGACCTGCTCGCGTTCAGCGGCATGACGCTCAGCAGTCAGGCGGTCGGCCCGAAAATCCGCTGGCTGCGCGAGCAGGAACCGGACGTGTGGGCACGCACCCGCACCCTCACCACCGCCAGCAGTTACCTCGTGTACCGCCTGACGGGACAGCACGTCATGAACCGCCACGAGGCGAGCCACTACATGCCGCTGTACGATCCCGCCACCGGCGACTGGGACGCGCGCTACGAGGCGCACGTCGGCCCCGTCCGGCTGCTGCCCCGCACCGCGTGGAGTGACGAACGGGCCGGGCACGTCACGCCGGAAGCGGCCGCCCTGACCGGCCTGAAGCCCGGCACGCCCGTCGGTGCGGGCGCCGTCGACGCGCTCAGCGAGGCCGTCAGCGTGAACGTCGCCCGGCCCGGCGACCTGATGATCATGTACGGCAGCACCACCTTCTTCATCCTCGTGCAGGACGCGCCCACGCCCGCCCGGACGCTCTGGACGGTGGGCGGCGCGTTCGCCGGGCAGGTGAACCTCGCGGGCGGCATGAGCACCACCGGCAGCCTCACGCAGTGGTTCCGCGACACGCTCACGGACGGACAGACGTACGACACGCTGTTCACGCAGGCCAGAGACGTGCCGCCCGGCGCGCGCGGCCTGCTGATGCTGCCGTACCTGAGCGGTGAACGCACCCCCATCTACGACCCGCAGGCGCGCGGCGTGATCGCGGGCCTCACGCTGTCGCACACGCGGCCCGACCTGTTCCGCGCCGCGCTCGAAGGGGTGGGGTTCGGCGTGCGGCACGTGCTGGACACCTTCGCGCAGCTCGGCGCGGACGTGCGGCGCGTCGTCGCGGTCGGCGGCGGCGCGCAGAGCGACACGTGGCTGCAGATCGTGACGGACATCAGCGGCGTGCCGCAACAGGTGCCCGCCACCACCATCGGCGCGAGCTACGGCAACGCCTTCCTCGCCGGACGCGTGGCGGGCCTCCTGACGCCCGCAGACCTGCAGGACTGGGTGAAGTCCGGCCGGACCGTCACCCCGGACGCACAGCACCGCCCGCTGTACGACGAGCTGTACCGCGACTACCTGCAGCTGTACACCGCCACGCGGGACACCGTCCATCGGCTCGCCGCCCGCCAGCACTGA
- a CDS encoding carbohydrate ABC transporter permease, translating to MTALPSPTSSSGTPGRAGRRLQGGLLTVLTYLLAFVFFFPILWMLLAAFKTEAQAFATPPVFTFTPILDNFRTALVTYFPALAHSLVAALGSTLLAFVLGLPAAFALAVYPTRRSRSVLTWMLSTKFMPAVGVIVPLFLIFRNLHLLDTLPGLVIMYTTMNLPLVVWMMHSYMTEIPFAIYEAAKVDGATVAQEFFGIALPLSLPGISATALLAIIFAWNEVFFALNLTSANAAPLSVFIGSFKTSEGLFWAQMSAAAVLTVFPVMLFGWVAQRQLVRGLSFGAVK from the coding sequence ATGACGGCTCTCCCCTCCCCCACCTCCTCGTCCGGCACGCCGGGCCGCGCGGGCCGCAGGCTGCAGGGCGGTCTGCTGACCGTCCTGACGTACCTGCTCGCGTTCGTGTTCTTCTTCCCGATCCTGTGGATGCTGCTCGCGGCCTTCAAGACGGAGGCGCAGGCCTTCGCGACGCCGCCGGTGTTCACGTTCACGCCCATCCTGGACAACTTCCGGACGGCGCTCGTCACGTACTTCCCGGCGCTGGCGCACTCGCTGGTCGCGGCGCTCGGCAGCACGCTGCTCGCGTTCGTGCTGGGCCTGCCTGCCGCGTTCGCGCTGGCCGTGTACCCCACACGGCGGTCGCGGAGCGTGCTGACGTGGATGCTCAGCACGAAGTTCATGCCTGCGGTGGGCGTGATCGTGCCGCTGTTCCTGATCTTCCGGAACCTGCACCTGCTCGACACCCTGCCGGGCCTGGTGATCATGTACACCACCATGAACCTGCCGCTGGTGGTGTGGATGATGCACAGCTACATGACCGAGATTCCCTTCGCGATCTACGAGGCCGCGAAGGTGGACGGCGCGACGGTCGCGCAGGAGTTCTTCGGGATCGCGTTGCCGCTCAGCCTGCCGGGCATCAGTGCCACGGCGCTCCTGGCGATCATCTTCGCGTGGAACGAGGTGTTCTTCGCGCTGAACCTCACGTCCGCGAACGCCGCGCCGCTCAGCGTGTTCATCGGGTCATTCAAGACCTCCGAGGGGCTGTTCTGGGCGCAGATGAGCGCGGCGGCCGTGCTGACGGTCTTCCCGGTCATGCTGTTCGGGTGGGTGGCGCAGCGTCAGCTGGTGCGCGGCCTGAGCTTCGGGGCAGTCAAATGA
- a CDS encoding SDR family NAD(P)-dependent oxidoreductase, with the protein MTILDLFRLDGQTALVTGAAQGIGYEIARGLREAGANVVIADMNPEVGETAASALGGRFERLNVTDPGAVRDLAARLDGVSILVNNAGIVRNTPAEDTPDEDWRAVTGVNLDGVFWCCREFGRKMLDAGTGSIVSTASMSGLISNHPQPQAAYNASKAAVIHLTRSLAGEWAGRGVRVNAVAPGYTATPLTKRGLETPEWRETWLKETPMGRLAEPAEIAPAVVYLASRAASFVTGHTLVVDGGYTAW; encoded by the coding sequence ATGACCATTCTTGACCTGTTCCGGCTGGACGGACAGACGGCCCTCGTGACGGGCGCCGCGCAGGGCATCGGGTACGAGATCGCGCGCGGGCTGCGCGAGGCGGGCGCGAACGTCGTCATCGCGGACATGAACCCCGAGGTGGGCGAGACGGCGGCCAGCGCGCTCGGCGGGCGGTTCGAGCGGCTGAACGTCACGGACCCCGGCGCGGTCCGTGACCTGGCCGCGCGCCTGGACGGCGTCAGCATCCTCGTGAACAATGCCGGGATCGTGCGCAACACGCCCGCCGAGGACACGCCCGACGAGGACTGGCGCGCCGTGACGGGCGTGAACCTCGACGGGGTGTTCTGGTGCTGCCGCGAGTTCGGTCGGAAGATGCTGGACGCCGGGACGGGCAGCATCGTCAGCACGGCCAGCATGAGCGGCCTGATCAGCAACCACCCGCAGCCGCAGGCGGCGTACAACGCCAGCAAGGCCGCCGTGATCCACCTGACGCGCAGCCTCGCGGGCGAGTGGGCGGGGCGGGGCGTGCGCGTGAACGCCGTCGCGCCCGGCTACACGGCCACGCCCCTCACCAAGCGCGGCCTGGAGACGCCCGAGTGGCGCGAGACGTGGCTGAAGGAAACCCCGATGGGTCGCCTGGCGGAACCGGCGGAGATCGCGCCCGCCGTGGTGTACCTCGCGTCGCGCGCCGCGAGTTTCGTGACGGGCCACACGCTGGTGGTGGACGGCGGGTACACGGCATGGTGA